The following nucleotide sequence is from Anabaena sphaerica FACHB-251.
AAAACCAGACGGGTAAATGATCCAAGTGTTGTTTTGCAGTTTTTACCTTCTCTCCACCTAGTTCAATATCCGCACTGCTGGTAGCGCGACTCACTAACTGATCTGCTTGTTCTAAAGCATCAATCGCACCCCGGTAGTGATGATCCATACTCATAAAACTAGGTAACAGCAGAATTGGTGCTACCTGCGCTACAGGTCTGCGGATCATGGGATATGGTAAATTGACAAGCCACACAACCCCCGCTGTCCCGGCGATGAAAAAAGCCGCAAATTTGATTTTACCGAACATAATTTTACCCAGAAGCCACTAAATATAGCTAAATCTAGTATTCCCTGTTCTGGCTATAAATAATACAAAGATTAGCAATAAAATTTTTCCTGTCTGCACACAACCTTTAATCAGAGTTGCTACCATAAATAAAGGTAAAAAAATAAATCAGATAATATCCAAAATGTCAACAGCTTTAATTACCGGTGCGTCAGGTGGAATTGGTAAAGCTTTTGCCGAAGAACTTGCTGCACGCAAAACAAATCTTGTTCTTGTTGCACGTTCAGCCGAAAAACTCAACCAAATAGCCACTAAATTACAACAACAACATCAAGTTAAAGTCGAGGTTATAGCTAAAGACTTGACAGAAACTAATGCTACAAATGAGGTATTTGATCTCATTAAAGAGAAAGGTTTAACAATTGATTTGTTAATCAATAATGCTGGTTTTGGTGATTATGGAGATTTTGCCGAACGAGACGGAGAACGGCAATTAAAAATGATTCAATTAAATATTATGGCATTGGTAGATTTAACCCACAAATTTCTACCTTTAATGCGTCAACGTCGTTCTGGTAGCATTATTAATGTTTCTTCAATTGCCGGCTTTCAACCAATGCCTTATATTTCTGTTTATGCAGCAACTAAAGCCTTTGTTCTGAGTTTTAGTGAAGCACTTTGGGCAGAAAATAAAGATTATGGTGTGAAAGTTTTAGTCGTTTGTCCAGGACCAACAGAAACAGACTTTTTCACAGAAGCTAAGTTTCCTGAAACTTTAGCAGGTGCAAATAATAAAATAGCAACTCCTGAAGAAGTTGTACGTGATGCTTTACAAGGTTTAGAAAAAGGAGATTCTACTGTGGTTAGCGGCGGTTTAGGAAATAAAATCATCGTCAATATGCACAGGTTTCTACCAAGAGAATCTTTGGTAAGTGCGATCGCAAAACAGTTTAAAAAAGGGTAATTGGTAATTGGTAACTGGTAATTGGTAAAACTCTTAGCTATTGCCTATTCCCTCTTCCCTGTCACCTGTCACCTGTCCCCAGTCCCCTACATATATCTCGTCAATTGCACGCGGTAACGGTCTTTTTTAGTAACGGCAATTTCGCCAACTTCTAAACGTCCTTTACCGCGAATTGCGATTAAGTCTCCTGTTTTTAATTGAGAACTAGCTTGAGTAATTTCTTTCCAATTAACGCGCACATCACCGGAGTCGATAAAATCAACCATTTTGCTACGGGACATCCCAAAACCAGCAGAAGCGATCGCATCTAATCTTAAAGAAGCTTCTACAGTTGTCAATTCTTTCTTTTTCGGTTCTCGGATTTTTAACTCATTGATATCAATGGGTTGCGTTTTCACAGGAACAGAACGCACCTGTTTTAAACTCATTTCCAAAAATTCTGCGAGTTCAGGAACTACAATTGCTTGCGCTCCCCTTTCTCCCAAAATAATAATATCTCCTGTCTTTTCCCGCACAATTCCTGTACCCAACATTGCTCCTAAAAAGTCACGGTGGGTTGCAGTATCAAACAGGAAATTACCAGCAATTTCGACAACGGTGATAGCGACTTGAGATTGATCTAATGGTAATTCAGAACGAGCGATCGCCACTCTTTGACGTTCAGCTTGAGGATATCCACCCCAGGCAACTAAATGCACATCTGTTAATCGGCTAACAACCCGTTGAATTTCCGCTAACTCTGGCGGAGACAAAAAATCAGTTAAAACTACTTCCCACGTCTTTATAGCTTGCTCTGCTTGGTCAATTACGCGAGCTATACTATCACGATTTTCAACACCTTTTAAAAGTTCTTCTCTAGGTAACATGGGGACTGGGGACTGGGGATTGGGGATTGGGGACTGGGGATTGGGGACTCTTTACTAGGAGAATAACCCTATTACGAATTACCAACTACCAAACGTTAGTTTGTTTCTGCATAACCTTGGATATTTTCGGGGTCAAACTGGCGTAAGATGCGGGTAGCTTGGCGAGTCAGAGTTTCTGAACCCTGAACTACAATTATGTATTTACCAGCGTCTAAACGGTTGCGGTAAGGTAAAGCATCTCCACCACCGGCAACTAAACCCACACCACCACCAACAAACACGCTACCCATAGCACCGCTACCAGCACCAAGTAGCCCCCCAATGACATGATTACCGATTTCACCAGCCCAAGCAAAGGTATCTAAACCAGTGATGAGACTGAAGGTAGCACCAGCAAAAAAGCCGAATGGTACTAACCAGAATGCCATTAATCGTGCTTGTTTTTTAGCTTCTTCTTTGGGGTCAATCAAGCCAAACTCATCAGCGGTTTTGTATCCTCTACCCAATATAGAGCTATTTATGCCTTCTTTTTCTAAGCCTAAGTAAGCAGCTTCAGCTTGGATGCGATCTGATAATACGGCAACAAGGTAATTCATTGATCTAAAAATTGTTATCTGAAAAAATTGTCCTTAATTAACAGGGTATCAGGACTGGTTCCACCGATACTCGGCTAAATATTATTTTAGAGAGTCCAGCGGTTCGCAAAAACTATTCACACCTTGCTTGAGGACATATATTAAAACCGGAGTCGCCAAAATTTTAGGAAACTCTGGGATACTTTTCAGGCGTGACATCATCCCACCAACTGAGCTATTTACCAAATCATCTCGATATTCTTGTTCACATAGGACTGCACGCCATTTTCTCGCTAACGCATCTAACCACTCAGAATTTGTCCGTCCTGGTTCTTGTCCGGCTTTGATAGCAAGGGTCATGGCTGCATCTTCTAAATCTCCTTCACAATCCTCTATCAAGTCTAATACTTCCATTGCTTGAGGATCATCTGCTAGTTGAGAGCGAAATTGGGCGATTTCTTGTGTTGTTATTTTAGTCATTGGTTATTGGTCATTGGTCATTGGTTATTGACCAAAAAGCCTCATTTGCTAGTAATTAAACTGCTAAATGAGGCTTTTTGGGGCTTTTAAACAGTTTTTATTTGTTTACTTATTAAAAGCTCTGGATGTGACGTGGCGTTGTAACTCTGTCAAAGCACGATTGTAATCCAAAATTGCTCTGATGCGATTACCTTCGGATCTTGTCAATTCATTTTCTGCGTTAATGACATCCGTTTGAGTACCTACACCAGCTTGGAAACGCAAACGCGCTAATCTCAGAGACTCTTTGGCTTGTTCTAGAGCCGCATTAGCAGTTTGCACGTTTTCCAAGTTAGATAGCTGGCTAGAATAAGCCTGTTCTACCTGAAAGCGAATTTGGTTACGTTGTTCAGCAAATTGAGTTTCGGCGATCGCTATATTAGATTTTGCCTGGGCTGCTCTTGCCTTTGCTGCACCACCATCATATAAATTTAGCGTGGCTTGTACTCCCACTGAATACCCATCGCTAATGTTGATACTATCATTAAACACATCTAGCAAGTTATAGCTGGCGACTAAACTAATTTGCGGTCCTAAAGAAGCCAAAGCTTGTCTTCTTCGCTGCTCACTAATATTCCGCTGTGCCAACTGCTGTTGTAGTTCGGGACGGTTTTGATAAGCTAAGACAATGCTATCTTCTAAGGTTCGCTCCCAAAGACCAGCTAACTGGACAGGATCAGCAGCACTAATATTGATCGACTGCGGCAGATTCAACCGCACAGCCAACCTGCGACGAGCGATAACTTGCTGCGAACGAGCATTAGTTAAGTCTTGTTGGGCATTGGCTAAATTTACTTGCGATCGCAACACATCGAACCTTGTACCTACTCCAGCCCGTTCTAGAGCCTGAGCATCTCGCAAACTAGCCTGAGAATTCTCGACTGCTGATTGAGAAATACGTACATTTTCATCTGCCTGCTGCAAAGCATAGTAATCTGTGGCGATATTCAGGCGAATTTCCTCAGATTGCCTTTCTACATCGAATTCCTGAAAACGTACCTGCTCCTCAGCCTCTGTAATCGCCGCGTTTCGTCTCCCAGAGGTGTAAAGGTCATACCTGAGTTGTGCTTCAGTGTTGAAACTGGTATCCGCCTCAGCGTCAGGGGCAAGAGGATTTAACCGCTGTTGTTGTTTAGCTTGCAGTGTACCATTAGCACTACGACTATTAGTAACTGCACCATTGACTCCCAACGTAGGCAACAAAGAAGCCTGGGCTTCTCTGAGAGCAGCTTTGCTACGTTCCAGTTGTAATATCGACACCTGTAATTCGTTGTTATTTCGCTTGGCCAGTTCTAGAGCCTGTCCCAATGTAATCGGCTGATTTGTCTGAAGCCTGACTTCCTCTGGTTTGGTAGGAAATTGTAGAGGATTAAGACTGGGATTCAGGTGTTCAAGTGGTGTCTCTGTAGAACTTGTTGGTCTAGGTGTTACAGGTTCTGAATTTTGAGCAGGTGGCTCTGAAGTATTCGGAGTTCCTGATTCAGTAGGAACACTCACCTGGGCTACCCTCTCCAGAGTGGCTTTTTTTTGTGAACAGCTTTTTGAGGCTAGGAGCAAAGCAGCTTGGTTTTTCTGCTGTGCCTGTACACATTTATTTGCCTCTGTTAGCTGTGCTACTTTTGCACCAGTAACTGAAATTGGTACAAATGTTTTCGGGCTTTTTTCTGCTGGCACATAGGTATTATTGACCGCAGTGATATCCGTCACACTCTGATTAGCCAGCGGCTGCATACTGAGTTGACTAAAATCAAGCGTAGGTACAAAGGCTGGAGAATTATCAACCGCAGTAATGGGCAGTTGCCTATTGCTTTCCACAACGGAGGTTTTCACATCAGTTGCAGTCAACACACTAGGAGAAGACACCAGCTTTAC
It contains:
- a CDS encoding SDR family NAD(P)-dependent oxidoreductase, producing the protein MSTALITGASGGIGKAFAEELAARKTNLVLVARSAEKLNQIATKLQQQHQVKVEVIAKDLTETNATNEVFDLIKEKGLTIDLLINNAGFGDYGDFAERDGERQLKMIQLNIMALVDLTHKFLPLMRQRRSGSIINVSSIAGFQPMPYISVYAATKAFVLSFSEALWAENKDYGVKVLVVCPGPTETDFFTEAKFPETLAGANNKIATPEEVVRDALQGLEKGDSTVVSGGLGNKIIVNMHRFLPRESLVSAIAKQFKKG
- a CDS encoding photosystem II S4 domain protein encodes the protein MLPREELLKGVENRDSIARVIDQAEQAIKTWEVVLTDFLSPPELAEIQRVVSRLTDVHLVAWGGYPQAERQRVAIARSELPLDQSQVAITVVEIAGNFLFDTATHRDFLGAMLGTGIVREKTGDIIILGERGAQAIVVPELAEFLEMSLKQVRSVPVKTQPIDINELKIREPKKKELTTVEASLRLDAIASAGFGMSRSKMVDFIDSGDVRVNWKEITQASSQLKTGDLIAIRGKGRLEVGEIAVTKKDRYRVQLTRYM
- a CDS encoding TolC family protein; its protein translation is MKGQQLFHSFLPGVTAAVLTTQSAWAGTVKVSEVKLVSSPSVLTATDVKTSVVESNRQLPITAVDNSPAFVPTLDFSQLSMQPLANQSVTDITAVNNTYVPAEKSPKTFVPISVTGAKVAQLTEANKCVQAQQKNQAALLLASKSCSQKKATLERVAQVSVPTESGTPNTSEPPAQNSEPVTPRPTSSTETPLEHLNPSLNPLQFPTKPEEVRLQTNQPITLGQALELAKRNNNELQVSILQLERSKAALREAQASLLPTLGVNGAVTNSRSANGTLQAKQQQRLNPLAPDAEADTSFNTEAQLRYDLYTSGRRNAAITEAEEQVRFQEFDVERQSEEIRLNIATDYYALQQADENVRISQSAVENSQASLRDAQALERAGVGTRFDVLRSQVNLANAQQDLTNARSQQVIARRRLAVRLNLPQSINISAADPVQLAGLWERTLEDSIVLAYQNRPELQQQLAQRNISEQRRRQALASLGPQISLVASYNLLDVFNDSINISDGYSVGVQATLNLYDGGAAKARAAQAKSNIAIAETQFAEQRNQIRFQVEQAYSSQLSNLENVQTANAALEQAKESLRLARLRFQAGVGTQTDVINAENELTRSEGNRIRAILDYNRALTELQRHVTSRAFNK